The following are encoded together in the Thalassomonas haliotis genome:
- the prpF gene encoding 2-methylaconitate cis-trans isomerase PrpF has protein sequence MSHVPQIKIPATYMRGGTSKGVFFNLTDLPQAAQVPGAARDNILLRVIGSPDPYGKQTDGMGGATSSTSKTVILSKSSQVDHDVDYLFGQVAIDKPFVDWSGNCGNLTAAVGSFAISSGLVDAARIPDNGIATVRIWQANIKKTIIAHVPMTNGQVQETGDFELDGVTFPAAEVEVEFIDPADGEGAMFPTGNLVDDLEVPGIGHFKATMINAGIPTIFLNADEIGYHGAELQDDINNDEQALARFETIRAYGAVKMGLISHIDEAVKRQHTPKVAFVAPPSAYSSSSGKQINKDDIDLQVRALSMGKLHHAMMGTAAVAIGTAAAIPGTLVNLAAGGGARDAVRFGHPSGTLKVGAQASEQNGEWAVNKAIMSRSARVLMEGWVRIPGDTF, from the coding sequence CATGCGCGGCGGTACCAGTAAAGGGGTTTTCTTTAACCTCACAGATCTACCACAAGCAGCACAAGTGCCCGGTGCGGCGCGAGACAACATCTTACTGCGGGTGATCGGCAGCCCGGATCCCTACGGAAAACAAACCGACGGCATGGGCGGCGCCACTTCAAGCACCAGCAAAACCGTGATTTTATCCAAAAGCAGCCAGGTCGATCACGATGTTGATTACCTGTTCGGCCAGGTCGCGATAGACAAGCCTTTTGTCGACTGGAGCGGCAACTGCGGCAACCTTACCGCGGCGGTAGGCTCTTTTGCCATCAGCAGCGGCTTAGTCGATGCCGCTCGTATCCCTGACAACGGCATTGCCACAGTGCGTATCTGGCAAGCCAATATCAAGAAAACCATTATCGCCCATGTACCTATGACCAATGGCCAAGTACAGGAAACCGGCGATTTCGAACTGGACGGCGTCACCTTCCCGGCGGCGGAAGTCGAAGTAGAATTTATCGATCCCGCCGACGGCGAAGGCGCTATGTTCCCGACCGGTAACCTGGTCGATGACCTGGAAGTCCCAGGTATCGGTCACTTCAAGGCGACCATGATCAATGCCGGTATCCCGACCATCTTCTTAAATGCCGATGAAATCGGTTATCACGGCGCTGAATTACAGGACGATATCAACAACGACGAACAGGCACTGGCCCGTTTTGAAACCATCCGCGCTTATGGCGCCGTGAAGATGGGATTGATCAGCCATATCGATGAAGCGGTCAAACGCCAGCATACCCCGAAAGTTGCCTTTGTTGCCCCGCCAAGTGCTTATAGCTCTTCCAGCGGCAAACAAATCAACAAAGACGACATCGATTTGCAGGTTCGCGCCTTATCTATGGGGAAATTACACCATGCCATGATGGGCACGGCAGCGGTCGCCATAGGCACAGCCGCAGCCATTCCGGGTACCCTGGTCAATCTGGCAGCTGGCGGTGGCGCCCGCGATGCGGTACGCTTTGGCCATCCATCGGGTACCTTAAAAGTAGGCGCCCAGGCCAGCGAGCAAAACGGCGAATGGGCAGTGAACAAAGCCATTATGAGCCGCAGTGCCAGGGTATTGATGGAAGGCTGGGTACGCATCCCGGGGGATACTTTTTAA